From Carassius auratus strain Wakin chromosome 9, ASM336829v1, whole genome shotgun sequence:
ATTAAATGATCAAAGCTTCTAAATTAATTGTCAGAATGGTTTGCTTTTAATGCAGACATGTATTTGGGCTTAAAGGTAAGGCACACAGTAACCGGTAGGTGGCGATGCAGGTTCATGAATTGGTGGCCAGTTTTATTCACGAGACCTCTTGAAGTCAAGGTCTAGTCTGACAAAACGTCTCAAGGTCAGTGAGAAGACCCAGTTTAAAACCTGTTAACGTTTTGAATAATGCAATTCTATTTGAAAGGAAACAAAAAGGTTTGTGTTGTGTAGATATTTCTCTTGTctttttttgattttcaaagattttcagtgaatctTTAAATAATCAGCCAAACACTTAAACAATTATAAGTGGGCTGATTTAGCAAAATAATAACCGTGTATGGATATTTCACTTAAATATTGTATCTAAAACTTTACTCTTCACATTTATCACGTTTACGCAAAAGCtgtcgcttttatccaaagcgacttcgaGGACATTTGAGGCATAGCTTACATTTTACCAGAAGCCTATGAGTTCccatttattcatgtttaaaatacatttacagaccGCTGCAGGTCTAAACAATTCGTACTACTGAAATTCATGAATGTTTCTCAAAGTAGGGCTACATAAAAATGCGGGTCTATTAGCtgttaaaaattaaattcaaGCAGTTGAATACACGACTGTAAAGCGCTttgggtgtacagcaatacacCGTAAAACtctatataaatgcattattgatTCATTCAGTAGCTTTgcaattgcaataaataaattaaaacacttgaataactTTATGATTGAATTTCCAAGCTATTACTCGGTGCTTCGTAGAACCCAGCCTCAGTCTTTCAACACATTAACTTTTAGTCGCTCGGATCTCTTAAATCAACATTATGCTCGATATATATTAGCGTCAAAGTTACAGATCCGTCCACAAATAATACTATACAAGACTAAGCACTCCACTCACATGAAACGAAAATTCCTGAAAGGAAAGATCAGTGGCCTGGCTTATGGTGTAGAAACAACTAATGGCAATTGTTTAACAatacttaaattatatatataaaaaaaaaaaaaaaaactgtgaggaAAACCCcccaaatgaatgaaaaaataacataTGGCTAAACtctaaactatataaatataaatcagcaTATGCACGAGTAAACCTTTAATAGGTTTAAAATTAAATGCAGATATTAGGTCTCTTCTTATCATTGATCCGGCGATTTTGAAACCCTATTATTACTTGTCTCTCAGACAGGTTTGTATAAAAAGCGATCAGTCGTCTCTTTTCCTTTGTAATGAACGTAGTTGTTGGTGTATTCCCGCTCGAGCTCTTTCAGTTGCAATTTTGTGTAAGGAACCCGCTTCTTTCTCCCGCGCGGACAGAATGAACCCCCTGTTCCCTCTTAGGAAATACAAATCATTATAATCATAAGGCTGCCTTTTGTTAAAAGATCTTTTTATTATTCCAGGAGTAACAATGATGTAACATTTGCAATTTACCTTAAACAGCCTTTTAAAGAAAGAGCTTccaataatataaatgttaacattaatttaataaaaaaataaaaaaataaatagcgtCTTGTAAATTTCCATCCAAAGAAAGCCAGgtaaaaattagaaatattaaaaataataataaaaaacacaatttacTTAACAGGgaacgttttttatttttgtcctgaTTTATTTCGTCGGACATAGCCTGTacttattatttcttttaataattattttaactacTTTAATACGGTCATGATCGTGGCATTTAATAAGGCGGTGTCAAAACTAATGAAGAGAGGCGAGGAGTGATTCACAGTGCAGATCTCACAAGTTTTACCTGTTAATGATGGCTTCCAGAAATGCTGGCTCTGCGTCTGGTCTTTGGAGCAATAAAGTTGACTGCTGCAATTGTTTGACCACTTCCACGGCGGGTGGTCTTCCATCGTCAAACACGTCTCATGTCTGGAATCTCCGGCCATTGTTTTATGAACTACAGGTAAATCAAAATACACAGGGTAGGAACCTGTGTAACTTTGGTAAAAAGCGACCTCCTTAAGCCAGCCATAGTCCACGGGTTTACTGGCAGACTGTCCATTTGCATTCTGTTTTACAACACTAGACGGAAACACGGCGTTCTGTGAAACTTTGCAACCATAACAACTTACGAGACGACATCCAAAAGTGACTGAGGAGCTTGTGCCAATGTTGGCTGGAAAAGAAACGTAAGGAGTGAGAGACTCAGCGCTCGTCGAAGTCGGTCGCTCCGCCGTGGAGAACACCGGAGTTTCTGCCGCTGACCGGCTTGAGTGCGCCCTGAAGGCAGACGGGTAAACATTTCTCAACTCCTCATTTAACCCCCTTGCTTCCATATTTACttgcaaacaaaatatataatgctTTGCAATTTAACACATAGTATTTTATGAGCTCAAATCCAAGAAAACTGTGCAGAGAGAACAATCTCCATTTATAAATagcttttatgtttattttccGGAATAATTACGTTGGTCAGATAACCTGGTACCTGATTGGATAGTTGTCACCATGTGACATGCAAATAGTTAAGCTGAATTTGGACAACACCACAGTGTAGTTTTCACTTGTCTATGAGTGAACATAGTTTAAGGTAGTTAAATCAGGGGAATAAGCATGgttaaacaacttttttatttggtttcgcatttatttgatatattttacaattattcaaTCACAATCAAAGCTTTTAGCTTAGGCAGCACAGCAGTGGATGTCTCATT
This genomic window contains:
- the hoxd13a gene encoding LOW QUALITY PROTEIN: homeobox protein Hox-D13a (The sequence of the model RefSeq protein was modified relative to this genomic sequence to represent the inferred CDS: deleted 1 base in 1 codon), with amino-acid sequence MEARGLNEELRNVYPSAFRAHSSRSAAETPVFSTAERPTSTSAESLTPYVSFPANIGTSSSVTFGCRLVSCYGCKVSQNAVFPSSVVKQNANGQSASKPVDYGWLKEVAFYQSYTGSYPVYFDLPVVHKTMAGDSRHETCLTMEDHPPWKWSNNCSSQLYCSKDQTQSQHFWKPSLTEGTGGSFCPRGRKKRVPYTKLQLKELEREYTTTTFITKEKRRLIAFYTNLSERQVIIGFQNRRINDKKRPNICI